In one window of Pseudobdellovibrionaceae bacterium DNA:
- a CDS encoding UvrD-helicase domain-containing protein has protein sequence MNTETHPFQRQLNGPQWDAVNSLQGPLLILAGAGSGKTRVLTYRMANLILQGEATPGQILAVTFTNKAAREMEARVRSLLMDLQVPIHEDLWVTTFHSGCARILREHIHLLEYKPFFVIYDDSDQLALIKKVMNTLNINDKIHPAKGFRSRINEAKSLALFPEDIEKRSHHIMDEKSLAVYKLYEQEMKKANALDFGDLLLKTYELFRLYPAVLEEYQQKFRFIMVDEYQDTNHLQYLIVKMLASGHHNICVVGDEDQSIYSWRGADITNILDFEKDFSEARVIKLEENYRSTQVIVEAASHVIKNNSQRKDKTLFTNNPEGSRIHIREETDEYEEARFVVKKIQDLMNTGSYSYEDFAIFYRTNAQSRVLEEQLRASSLPYKIVGGLKFYDRMEIKNVIAYMRLALNPADDMALKRIINVPARGIGKTTVERLENLATSENKSSYETLPLIIESQLVHAGARNKLGQFFSLMERLRNNVNHMSLNEMYLSILDETGYVEKLKLEDTPEASARIDNLEEFNNAILQFEKERGEDATLQNFLEEMALVSDVDQMDESETSVTLMTLHISKGLEFPVVFIVGMEEGLFPSARSFQDDDDDVEEERRLAYVGMTRARQHLYLTHARNRRVWGQEQQHPPSRFFHEIPEKYVERTSAMSRPRFLQKYGVNSPGYERKTSSSGFDDFADSMPRYEDFSDDPNSHKPSDFEKGMRVRHPTFGVGSIYAVEGSGDMQKVSVMFQDRTAKKFVAKYARLERV, from the coding sequence ATGAACACAGAAACTCACCCGTTCCAAAGACAGCTCAACGGCCCCCAGTGGGATGCAGTGAACAGTTTACAGGGACCACTTCTCATATTAGCCGGGGCCGGTTCCGGGAAAACCCGCGTGCTGACTTATCGGATGGCCAATCTGATTTTGCAGGGAGAGGCCACACCGGGGCAAATCCTTGCCGTCACATTCACTAATAAGGCCGCGCGCGAAATGGAAGCGCGAGTGAGATCGCTGTTGATGGATTTGCAGGTCCCCATTCACGAAGACCTTTGGGTGACCACCTTTCATTCGGGTTGTGCCCGAATCCTGCGCGAGCACATTCACCTCCTGGAGTATAAACCGTTTTTCGTCATCTATGATGATTCTGACCAGTTGGCGCTCATTAAAAAAGTGATGAACACCCTAAATATCAACGACAAGATTCACCCAGCCAAAGGTTTTCGATCCCGCATCAATGAAGCCAAATCACTGGCTCTCTTTCCTGAAGATATTGAAAAGCGCAGCCATCACATTATGGATGAAAAATCTTTGGCCGTGTACAAACTGTATGAACAAGAAATGAAAAAGGCCAACGCCTTGGATTTTGGCGACCTTTTGTTAAAAACATATGAGCTGTTTCGCCTCTACCCTGCCGTCCTTGAAGAATACCAGCAAAAATTCCGTTTTATCATGGTCGATGAGTACCAAGATACAAATCACTTACAGTATCTCATTGTCAAAATGTTGGCCTCAGGGCACCACAACATTTGCGTGGTCGGTGACGAAGACCAGTCCATCTATAGCTGGCGAGGCGCCGATATCACCAATATCTTGGATTTTGAAAAAGATTTTTCAGAAGCCCGAGTTATAAAGCTTGAAGAAAATTATCGATCGACGCAAGTGATTGTTGAAGCCGCATCTCATGTGATTAAGAACAACTCGCAAAGAAAAGATAAAACCCTTTTTACAAATAATCCCGAAGGAAGTCGTATTCATATTCGCGAAGAAACTGACGAATATGAAGAAGCCCGTTTTGTGGTCAAAAAAATTCAAGACTTAATGAACACCGGAAGTTACTCTTACGAGGACTTTGCCATTTTTTATCGAACCAACGCCCAATCGCGAGTACTTGAAGAACAGTTGCGCGCTTCCTCATTGCCCTACAAAATTGTTGGGGGCCTCAAGTTCTATGATCGAATGGAAATTAAAAATGTAATAGCTTACATGCGACTGGCACTCAACCCGGCTGACGATATGGCACTCAAACGAATTATCAATGTACCCGCCAGAGGCATTGGCAAAACCACAGTAGAGCGCCTAGAAAACTTAGCCACATCCGAAAACAAAAGCAGTTATGAAACGCTGCCGCTAATTATTGAAAGTCAATTGGTACACGCGGGCGCAAGAAACAAGCTTGGGCAATTTTTTAGCCTTATGGAGCGACTTCGTAACAACGTAAACCACATGTCCTTGAATGAAATGTATTTGAGCATTCTAGATGAAACCGGCTACGTGGAAAAACTAAAGCTTGAAGACACTCCCGAGGCTAGTGCGCGCATTGACAACTTAGAAGAATTTAACAATGCCATTTTACAATTCGAAAAAGAGCGAGGTGAAGACGCCACCCTACAAAATTTCTTAGAAGAAATGGCTTTAGTTTCTGACGTGGACCAAATGGATGAAAGCGAAACCTCAGTGACCCTGATGACTCTTCACATTTCTAAGGGCCTCGAGTTTCCGGTGGTCTTTATTGTGGGCATGGAAGAAGGCCTATTTCCCAGTGCTCGCTCTTTTCAAGATGACGATGATGATGTGGAAGAGGAGCGACGCTTGGCCTACGTAGGCATGACCCGGGCCCGACAACATTTGTATTTGACTCACGCTCGCAACCGCCGGGTGTGGGGCCAAGAACAACAACATCCACCCAGTCGGTTTTTTCATGAAATACCCGAAAAATATGTGGAACGCACTTCTGCCATGTCTCGCCCCCGTTTTCTACAGAAGTACGGCGTCAACTCGCCAGGGTACGAACGTAAAACCAGCTCGTCCGGCTTTGATGACTTTGCTGATTCCATGCCGAGATATGAGGATTTTTCAGATGATCCCAACTCACACAAGCCCTCAGATTTCGAAAAAGGCATGCGAGTGCGGCACCCCACCTTCGGTGTTGGCTCCATTTATGCCGTAGAAGGAAGCGGCGACATGCAAAAAGTCAGTGTGATGTTTCAAGACCGAACTGCGAAAAAATTTGTGGCAAAATATGCCCGGCTCGAGCGGGTCTAG
- the rpsN gene encoding 30S ribosomal protein S14, whose protein sequence is MAKLSAVNKNNRRKEKADKYWQYRRELKDKIVNEKLSDEDRMDAQMKLQKLPRDTSPFRVVSRCRITGRPKGVLKKFGLSRIALRDMALDGKLPGVTKSSW, encoded by the coding sequence ATGGCCAAATTGAGTGCAGTAAACAAAAACAATCGGCGTAAAGAAAAGGCCGATAAGTATTGGCAGTATCGCCGTGAACTAAAAGACAAGATCGTTAACGAAAAGCTTTCGGACGAAGATCGTATGGATGCTCAAATGAAATTGCAAAAGCTTCCTCGCGATACATCGCCATTTCGCGTGGTCAGTCGTTGCCGAATTACAGGTCGTCCAAAGGGTGTTTTGAAAAAGTTTGGTCTTTCAAGAATTGCCCTTCGTGATATGGCTCTTGATGGAAAGCTTCCGGGCGTCACAAAATCTTCTTGGTAA
- a CDS encoding NAD(P)H-dependent oxidoreductase: MIQVISGSDRKDSRSRQVAEIVRGHLVKAGAETEIIDLHTVPLESAVKGAYNDEPLPKSLAEVVEKVNSSDGLVMITPEYNGSMPGVLKYFIDQWSYPKSFEHRPVAFVGLGGRFGGLRPVEHLQGVFGYRNAFCFPTRVFLMNIWNILKDGAITDENSAQLLEQQAHGFVKFIKALKSECLDANSVQKK, from the coding sequence GTGATTCAAGTTATTAGTGGTTCAGACAGAAAAGACTCGCGCTCTCGACAAGTGGCAGAGATCGTAAGAGGGCACCTTGTGAAAGCCGGTGCTGAAACGGAGATCATTGACCTTCATACCGTGCCTCTAGAGTCTGCCGTAAAAGGAGCCTACAACGACGAACCCCTTCCGAAGAGTCTCGCCGAAGTCGTAGAAAAAGTGAACTCTTCTGACGGGCTTGTGATGATCACGCCGGAATATAATGGCTCCATGCCGGGGGTGCTCAAGTATTTTATTGATCAATGGAGTTATCCAAAAAGTTTTGAACACCGACCTGTGGCATTTGTTGGACTCGGCGGACGCTTTGGCGGCCTAAGACCTGTAGAACACCTGCAGGGAGTGTTCGGTTATAGAAATGCCTTTTGTTTTCCCACTCGGGTTTTTTTGATGAATATTTGGAACATCCTCAAAGACGGAGCCATCACTGATGAAAACTCAGCTCAACTGCTTGAGCAACAAGCCCACGGCTTTGTGAAATTTATTAAGGCATTAAAAAGTGAATGCCTCGACGCCAATAGCGTCCAGAAAAAATAA